One segment of Saprospiraceae bacterium DNA contains the following:
- a CDS encoding dienelactone hydrolase family protein: MDQRIIRLYDEYTHKPLTRKEFLEQLTRLAGGAAAAMALLPLLESCSTAAKTRADGLFAEYVAYPGVNGEMKAYLARPKQQKRYAAVVVVHENRGLNAHIEDVTRRAAQAGYLAIAPNALAPLGGTPLNEDDARQLFTTLKAEESLQNFIRVFDFLKTRKDCNGSFGCVGFCWGGLMANNLAVNVPALRAAVAFYGRQPDVGEVPKIKAALQLHYASLDERVNAGIAAFEEALKKAGTRYELYMYEGVNHAFHNDTSAARYDEAAAKLAWQRTLAFFQKHLV, translated from the coding sequence ATGGACCAACGCATTATCCGCCTCTACGACGAATACACCCACAAACCGCTGACGCGCAAGGAGTTTTTGGAACAGCTGACCCGACTTGCCGGCGGCGCGGCGGCAGCCATGGCATTGTTGCCTTTGCTCGAATCCTGCTCCACAGCAGCCAAAACTCGGGCAGACGGCTTGTTCGCCGAATATGTTGCGTATCCCGGCGTGAATGGCGAGATGAAAGCATACTTGGCCCGCCCCAAGCAGCAAAAGCGATACGCGGCGGTCGTCGTCGTGCATGAAAATCGGGGCCTCAATGCACACATAGAAGATGTGACTCGACGAGCGGCCCAAGCGGGCTATTTGGCCATTGCTCCCAATGCTTTGGCTCCTCTGGGCGGCACTCCTCTTAACGAGGACGACGCCCGCCAACTATTCACCACCCTCAAAGCCGAGGAAAGCCTGCAAAATTTTATCCGGGTGTTCGATTTTTTAAAAACACGGAAAGACTGCAACGGCAGCTTTGGCTGTGTTGGTTTTTGTTGGGGCGGGCTGATGGCCAACAACTTGGCCGTAAATGTGCCCGCGCTTCGCGCTGCCGTTGCCTTTTATGGCCGTCAGCCTGATGTGGGCGAGGTGCCCAAAATAAAAGCGGCTCTTCAACTCCACTACGCCAGCCTCGACGAACGTGTCAATGCCGGTATTGCTGCATTCGAGGAGGCGCTCAAAAAGGCTGGCACACGCTATGAACTGTATATGTACGAAGGGGTCAACCACGCTTTCCACAATGACACCTCTGCTGCCCGCTACGACGAGGCTGCCGCCAAATTGGCTTGGCAACGAACACTCGCTTTCTTCCAAAAACACTTGGTTTGA
- a CDS encoding choice-of-anchor L domain-containing protein produces MNRITGLFQKLLLSVFLFFFLTTSIRAQLMQATGANTPPFTPQNLISNIFLGDGVEVTNVTFNGNAAAIGYFTGATQAIGIDRGIVMTTGRVESTGGLFGSVGCTETGVAFASTDNFIFTNDPDLAALTNGVLRDLAIYTITFIPTDSLLSFRYCFASEEYPEYSCNVFNDVFGFFISGPNPAGGNYTNTNIARIPGTALPVAINTIHPFYPPNCAAVNAQYYNNNDFSNKQPTYDGFTDVFTAEAKVIPCQSYTIKLAIADVTDGIYDSGVFLEAKSFGTGSLRVEVTTTSLDGAIVEGCAAGTLTFKVPNVAQQNIPIDYNVWGTATNGVDYQTIPSGLFIPAGQSQVTVPLIAFEDNMAEGDEFIVVDVQRDPCNRDTIYIAIKDNGLVKPSLRPDTTLCVGAPAIELDGTLPISLPAPPSFTNQQDFVIQPTNVPVFSPINVVGVQPTVLQSGVIRSVCLNITHAWVDDLDIFLIAPGGQFLELSTDNGGNGDNYTNTCFTETAATIINFPGPFAPASAAPFTGDWLPEGVWSDLWGSPTNGNWRLQIIDDANGIVGTLRDWTITFEPSYRVDYQWSPTTGLSNPTSPVTTANPTQPTTYTIVATDSYGCTVTDSIAIDVQTPLPAPVVTCGGSSSSTITFDWANVAGVSGYQINVGGQGWVPVGNVNTYLVENLPPSSAVTLQVQGIGGTNVCDPLIGTVTCFNCSPPTATTAATSVSCFGGSDGSVSVVPDGANPPYTFKLGAQTSTTGIFQNLTAGLHIVTLTDATGCSVDLQVTVGSPSQCIVETNVLQNVSCFGGNNGSASASATGGTPPYTFVWSAGGQTTPTVSNLSAGTYTVTVTDANGCTSTATATVTQPADLALSALGSFAKCFGEPSGAATASAMGGVAPYNFVWSNGVNGTTNPNLLAGNYFVTVTDANNCAETAFVTIGQPPQLAATIATLSVKCAGGADGSATVTVTGGVGPYTYKWSDSAGQTTPTASNLSAQDYSVTTTDANGCTLVTTASVLAPPPLSAVVSNTNALCNGGTATANATPSGGTGPYTYKWSDAAGQTTATANNLLAGNYTVTITDQNGCTLTNSVSIFQPEAIQLTATVQNVTCFGGSNGQITAQPSGGVAPFTFLWSSNETTAAITGKMAGGYTVTATDANGCTAVLQETITVPTEVLLNVNTSDIKCFGENNGTISAAASGGTPGYAFAWSGPNNFASTLSNLPNLIAGTYNLTLTDNAGCTLTWTGEILQPDSALTLTLPAIADTICFQASNGTATVVPSGGTSPYTYLWDVNAQTTQTVTGLASAPYKVTVTDANGCTKEASTAVVQKEELFAFVQGAPPPCFNQAQGTATVTAVFYGANNADISAFSYTWSTVPIQTGFQATGLQPLQTYSVTVTDKEGCTAVQSASIGNALEFFANIQTFENVKCFGDATGSATAGAIGGVQPYSFTWSAGSPNGASTQNLAAGTYRVTVTDVNNCQATTTVTIAQPPQLQLDIVATPAKCFGESNGSAKAIPSGGTPPYTYLWWVGGHQTQEISGLPAGSVGLTLIDANGCQTLDSALITQPASPVGGTAEKRDPKCHGGRDGEITISATGGTPPYRYTLDDKPYNGSPKQISIGAGVYTPKVMDKNGCVFVLPPIEVNQRPPLQVELGPDITIELGESTQLIAEVLNAVGAVTYAWNPKDSIWLSCLNCPDPFVDSLYYQNYFDVRVKDSLGCVAEDRIRVVVEKPRRVFVPTGFTPNGDFNNDLLLVHGQISARVLTFRVFDRWGELVYEAGDFQVNDDTIGWDGTFRGKPMDPGVFVWVLEVQYMDGAKEVLKGNTTLIR; encoded by the coding sequence ATGAATCGCATAACTGGCTTGTTCCAAAAACTACTGCTCTCTGTTTTTCTTTTCTTTTTCCTCACAACATCCATACGAGCGCAGCTGATGCAGGCGACCGGGGCCAACACGCCTCCGTTCACGCCGCAAAATCTTATCTCCAACATCTTCCTCGGCGATGGGGTGGAAGTGACCAATGTCACCTTCAATGGCAATGCGGCCGCGATTGGCTATTTCACGGGTGCCACGCAGGCAATTGGCATAGACAGGGGCATCGTGATGACAACCGGGCGAGTGGAAAGCACGGGCGGGCTGTTTGGCTCGGTCGGCTGCACCGAGACGGGCGTGGCGTTTGCCTCCACCGACAATTTTATTTTCACCAACGACCCCGATTTGGCGGCGCTTACCAATGGCGTGCTGCGTGATTTGGCGATTTATACCATCACTTTTATCCCGACCGATAGCTTGCTGAGTTTTCGCTATTGTTTTGCTTCGGAAGAGTACCCAGAATATAGCTGCAATGTTTTCAACGATGTGTTCGGCTTTTTTATATCGGGGCCAAACCCGGCAGGCGGCAACTATACCAACACCAACATCGCGCGCATACCCGGTACGGCGCTTCCTGTAGCCATCAACACCATACACCCATTTTATCCGCCCAACTGTGCCGCAGTCAACGCACAGTATTACAACAACAACGACTTTTCAAACAAACAACCCACCTACGATGGGTTCACGGATGTGTTCACGGCGGAAGCAAAGGTGATTCCATGCCAGTCGTACACCATCAAACTTGCTATTGCTGACGTGACCGATGGCATCTATGACTCCGGGGTGTTTTTGGAGGCCAAAAGCTTTGGAACAGGCTCGCTGCGCGTCGAAGTGACGACCACTAGCCTTGATGGCGCCATCGTGGAAGGTTGCGCTGCTGGCACACTGACCTTTAAAGTGCCCAATGTTGCCCAGCAAAACATTCCGATTGACTACAACGTGTGGGGCACGGCCACCAATGGAGTGGATTATCAGACGATTCCCAGCGGTCTGTTTATTCCAGCTGGGCAATCCCAAGTGACCGTCCCGCTGATTGCTTTTGAAGACAACATGGCGGAAGGGGATGAGTTTATCGTCGTTGACGTGCAGCGCGACCCCTGCAATCGCGACACCATCTACATCGCCATCAAAGACAATGGCTTGGTGAAACCCTCGCTCCGACCCGACACCACGCTTTGCGTGGGAGCGCCAGCCATCGAGCTGGACGGCACCCTGCCCATCTCCCTGCCTGCTCCGCCCTCTTTCACCAATCAACAGGATTTTGTGATTCAGCCGACGAACGTGCCGGTGTTTTCGCCGATTAACGTGGTCGGCGTGCAGCCTACGGTGCTCCAATCGGGCGTGATTCGCTCGGTATGCCTCAACATCACGCACGCTTGGGTGGACGACCTCGATATTTTCCTAATTGCCCCGGGAGGACAGTTTCTCGAGCTATCTACGGACAATGGAGGCAACGGCGACAATTACACCAACACTTGTTTTACCGAAACAGCCGCCACAATCATCAATTTTCCAGGCCCCTTTGCGCCGGCAAGCGCTGCTCCTTTCACGGGCGATTGGTTGCCAGAAGGCGTGTGGTCTGACTTGTGGGGCAGCCCCACCAACGGGAACTGGCGCCTGCAAATCATTGACGATGCCAACGGAATCGTAGGAACGCTGCGCGATTGGACCATCACATTCGAGCCATCTTATCGCGTGGATTATCAATGGTCGCCTACCACCGGATTGAGCAATCCGACCTCCCCAGTGACTACCGCCAACCCAACCCAACCCACTACTTACACCATCGTCGCCACGGATTCTTATGGCTGCACGGTGACGGATTCGATTGCCATTGACGTGCAAACGCCGCTGCCTGCACCCGTCGTCACCTGTGGAGGCAGTTCAAGCAGCACCATCACGTTCGATTGGGCCAACGTGGCAGGGGTCAGTGGCTACCAAATCAATGTCGGTGGGCAAGGCTGGGTTCCCGTCGGCAATGTCAATACTTATTTGGTGGAAAATCTGCCGCCGAGTTCTGCAGTCACCCTTCAGGTGCAAGGCATTGGCGGAACCAACGTATGCGACCCGCTCATCGGAACAGTCACTTGTTTCAACTGCTCGCCGCCAACTGCCACGACCGCTGCCACAAGCGTCAGTTGTTTTGGGGGGAGTGATGGTTCCGTCAGTGTCGTGCCCGACGGCGCGAACCCGCCCTACACTTTCAAATTGGGCGCTCAAACCTCTACCACAGGTATTTTCCAAAATCTCACGGCGGGACTTCACATCGTCACCTTGACGGATGCCACAGGCTGTTCGGTGGATTTGCAAGTCACGGTCGGCTCTCCTTCGCAGTGCATCGTGGAAACCAATGTGTTGCAAAACGTATCTTGCTTTGGGGGCAACAATGGCTCTGCCAGCGCCTCTGCCACGGGCGGCACACCGCCTTATACCTTCGTGTGGAGCGCAGGAGGGCAAACCACGCCCACCGTGTCGAATCTTAGCGCAGGCACCTACACCGTCACCGTCACGGATGCCAATGGCTGCACCTCCACCGCAACGGCTACCGTGACACAACCTGCCGACTTGGCGTTGAGCGCGTTGGGTTCTTTTGCCAAATGTTTTGGCGAACCGTCTGGCGCAGCCACCGCCAGCGCAATGGGGGGAGTGGCACCCTACAACTTCGTGTGGAGCAACGGCGTGAACGGAACCACCAACCCCAACCTGCTGGCAGGGAATTATTTCGTCACAGTGACCGATGCCAACAATTGTGCTGAAACAGCCTTTGTCACCATCGGTCAGCCGCCTCAACTCGCCGCGACAATCGCCACCCTCTCAGTCAAATGCGCTGGCGGCGCTGACGGCTCGGCCACCGTGACCGTCACGGGAGGTGTCGGGCCATACACTTACAAATGGAGCGACTCGGCAGGGCAAACCACCCCAACAGCATCGAACCTTAGCGCACAGGATTATTCCGTGACCACAACCGATGCCAATGGCTGCACTTTGGTGACAACGGCCAGCGTGCTCGCGCCGCCACCGCTTTCTGCGGTCGTATCGAACACCAACGCGCTTTGCAACGGTGGCACCGCCACCGCCAACGCGACTCCCTCCGGCGGCACCGGGCCATACACTTACAAATGGAGCGATGCCGCCGGGCAAACGACGGCGACGGCCAACAATTTGCTCGCAGGCAATTACACTGTCACCATCACCGACCAAAATGGCTGCACACTTACCAACAGCGTCAGCATATTCCAGCCAGAAGCCATCCAACTCACAGCGACGGTGCAAAACGTCACTTGTTTTGGCGGGTCCAACGGACAAATAACCGCACAACCTTCCGGTGGCGTAGCACCCTTCACATTCTTGTGGAGTTCCAACGAGACCACAGCAGCCATCACAGGAAAAATGGCTGGCGGCTACACCGTCACAGCCACCGATGCCAATGGTTGCACCGCTGTCTTGCAAGAAACCATCACCGTGCCGACAGAAGTACTGCTCAACGTGAACACATCCGACATCAAGTGTTTTGGAGAAAACAATGGCACCATCAGCGCCGCCGCTTCAGGCGGCACGCCCGGATATGCCTTCGCTTGGTCAGGGCCAAACAATTTTGCCAGCACCCTCTCCAATTTGCCCAACCTTATCGCCGGAACGTATAACCTAACCTTGACTGACAACGCAGGTTGTACCCTGACATGGACAGGCGAAATTCTACAGCCCGACTCCGCATTGACGCTGACATTGCCCGCCATCGCTGACACGATTTGCTTTCAAGCCAGCAACGGCACCGCGACGGTAGTGCCGTCGGGCGGCACCTCGCCTTACACTTACCTCTGGGATGTCAATGCCCAAACGACGCAAACCGTCACAGGGCTTGCTTCAGCTCCCTACAAAGTCACCGTGACCGATGCGAATGGCTGCACCAAAGAGGCATCCACAGCCGTCGTGCAAAAAGAAGAACTCTTTGCCTTTGTGCAGGGCGCTCCGCCTCCGTGTTTCAACCAAGCACAAGGAACCGCCACCGTGACAGCCGTTTTCTATGGGGCCAACAACGCGGACATCAGCGCATTCTCCTACACATGGAGCACCGTGCCTATTCAAACGGGTTTCCAAGCAACAGGGCTACAGCCGCTCCAGACATATTCCGTCACGGTGACGGATAAAGAGGGCTGCACGGCGGTCCAATCCGCGAGCATCGGCAATGCCCTCGAATTTTTCGCCAATATCCAAACCTTTGAAAACGTGAAATGCTTTGGGGATGCCACAGGCTCGGCCACAGCTGGGGCTATTGGCGGCGTGCAACCCTATTCCTTTACTTGGAGCGCGGGCTCCCCCAACGGCGCTTCCACGCAAAACCTCGCCGCAGGCACATATCGGGTCACGGTGACGGATGTCAACAATTGTCAGGCCACCACTACCGTCACCATCGCCCAACCGCCGCAACTCCAACTCGACATCGTGGCCACGCCAGCCAAGTGTTTTGGCGAAAGCAACGGCAGCGCCAAGGCAATCCCATCGGGCGGCACCCCCCCTTACACCTACCTATGGTGGGTTGGAGGGCATCAAACACAAGAAATCAGCGGCCTCCCGGCTGGCTCGGTAGGGCTGACTTTGATAGATGCCAATGGCTGCCAGACACTTGACTCCGCACTCATCACGCAACCTGCCAGCCCCGTCGGGGGCACGGCGGAGAAACGCGACCCAAAATGTCATGGCGGCCGCGACGGTGAGATCACCATTAGTGCCACAGGCGGCACCCCACCCTATCGCTACACCCTCGACGACAAGCCGTACAATGGCTCGCCCAAGCAAATCAGCATTGGTGCAGGAGTTTACACGCCCAAGGTCATGGACAAGAATGGTTGTGTCTTCGTGCTGCCTCCCATCGAGGTCAATCAGCGCCCACCCCTGCAAGTGGAACTCGGGCCGGACATCACCATTGAGTTGGGGGAAAGCACACAACTCATCGCCGAAGTGCTCAATGCGGTCGGCGCGGTCACTTACGCCTGGAATCCGAAGGACAGTATCTGGCTCAGTTGCCTCAACTGCCCAGACCCGTTCGTGGACTCGCTCTACTACCAGAACTACTTTGATGTGCGGGTGAAAGACTCGCTCGGTTGCGTCGCTGAAGACCGCATTCGGGTAGTCGTGGAAAAACCGCGCAGGGTGTTCGTGCCAACAGGCTTCACGCCCAATGGGGATTTCAACAACGATTTGCTTTTGGTACATGGCCAAATTTCCGCCCGCGTGCTGACCTTCCGGGTGTTTGACCGTTGGGGCGAATTGGTCTATGAAGCGGGTGATTTTCAAGTCAACGACGACACCATCGGCTGGGACGGCACTTTTAGGGGGAAACCCATGGACCCCGGCGTGTTTGTGTGGGTATTGGAAGTGCAATACATGGATGGCGCAAAAGAGGTGCTGAAGGGGAATACGACGTTGATACGGTGA